The following DNA comes from Rhodanobacter sp. AS-Z3.
GCGCCAGTGGGCACGCGAACCTAAGATTCGCATGCTGCCATGAGGTGGTGACAGACGGGCACGCCAGCAGCGACCTGCCAGTCGCCCGTGTCGCACGGCAAGTACTGCACGCCCTGGCTCCGCGGCGAGGGCACAACCATCGGCGCAGCGTGGTGTTGCGCCGGAACCGCTTGAAGGAGAAACCAATGCACAAGATTCCTGCCAACGCCTGGGTCGTGGTCGCCGATGGAAGCCATGCTCGCCTGTTTCAGAACATGGGCAAGCACGACGCACTGCAGCTGAAGCAAGTCGAACTGGTCGAGCCAGACACGGCGGACCCGGAAGGCCAGGGCCCGTCAGGTCAGCGTCCTCCAGAAGCCACCCCCGAGCAAACCGATGAAGCCACATTCGCGAAGCAACTGGTCCGTCGCCTGAACGCGGCCGCGTTGAAGCAGCAGTTTGAACATCTGTTCCTCATCGCCGATCCGAAAACTCTGGGCGAAATGCGGCCGCAGCTGCATATGGAGACCAGCAAGCGACTCTGCGGCGAGTTGGCCAAGACGCTGACCAACTCACCACTTGAGGAGATCGAGAAGCTCCTGGAAGGGCTGGACTAGCCGCGGCTCACCTCGAACCGAAGGCGTCAGATGGATTGGCGCGTTTCGGAATGATGAACCTGTTCCTTTTCTCCGCTTTTCTCGCCTGGCGAAAGCTGGCTCGCCGTCAAAACGGCCCGGCAAAACCGAGCCAGCTCAACTTGCCCACAGCATCCCGCCACCAGCGCGAAATTTGGACGACCGCGAGTGATCCTGAGCGCGTTCCCGGCTTTCACTTGCGCTTCAGCAAATCCGTCCGTGGCCGTTAACTGACTAACGACTACAGGCGAGCTTTGGCACTTCAGCAATGATGGGAGCGTGGAATAGTGTCAACGGAGCATTCCCCCGTGTCAGCGAACCCGATCCCACTCGAGCGGCGTATCGGGCAACTGGTGAAACGCCTGATCGGGGCGCCCGACCTGCCTGCCTTTTCACGTTCCACGGCCGAGTTCCTTGAGGATGAGGGCCTGGTCAACGTGCTTGTCGGCTGGCACATCGCAGCGCCTGTTGCAGAGTTTCATGACGAGTCGCTTATCGGCGAAGGGGACCACGAGTTGGCCCAACGTGCGTGGAAAGCAAATGGCTGGTCGGTGGATGAGGCCCGGCATCGTATCGCGTGCGTGATCTATTCCGACCCGGGCCACTACGAGTTCGGCGTTGTTTGCGATGGAAGCGATGACTCGCGACCACGCATTGAGGAGCTGGCGGAACTGCTGGGACCGCTGGCCGAGACCATGTTCGAAAAATGCCACGTGTCGGATTCGATGCAGCAGCTCGCCCATTCCGAGCAACTGCAGTCGGCCCTGTTCACGATCGCGGACATGGCCAGTTCGCAGATGGATCTGGTCGACATGTTGCACGAACTGCACATCCTCGTCGGGCGTTTCATGTACGCCGAGAACTTTTACATTGCGCTCTACGATGAGCAACAGGACTCGCTTCGCTTCATCTATCTCAAGGACACTACCGATCCAACCGTGCGCGACGCGAACGAGTTCATCCCGATGTCGGTGATGAAAGGTGGACTCACGTGGCACGTCATTCGTGACGGCAAGCCATTGATGGGAACGCTGGACGAGATCGATGCGCAGCTTGAAAGGCCAGCGCGCGATATTGGCATCGACTGCTTCGACTGGCTGGGAGTGCCTGCCATCGTCGGTGATGTGGTGCGTGGTGTCCTGGTGGTGCAGAGCTACGTGGAACGGCCACGCTATACGCCCGCCGACAAGGCACTTCTCACCTACGTGGGTAGCCACATTGTCACTGCCGTGGATCGCAAGCTGGCCCGGGAAGAGCTGGAGCGCCGCGTGGCGCAACGCACCGAGGAACTCGAGCACAGCGTAAGGCTGCAGAAGGCACTGTTCCGCATTGCGGAGCTGTCGCATACCGCGAGGAATCTTGACGCGTTCTACGGTGCGGTTCACCAGGTCATAGGTGAGTTCTTCGACGCCCGCAACTTTTATATCGCCATGCTTTCGCAAGACGGCAAAATGCTGAACTTCCCGTACTTCGTGGATCAGTTCGACACCACGCCGAAGAGCCGCCCAGTGGGGCTCGGTATCACGGAGTACGGTTTGCGCTACGGCAAGCCTCTGAAGCTGGATATGCGCGATCCCGGCGACAGTGCCATGCTTGAAGACCTGCATAGGCGCGGTGAGGTGAAGCTTAGCGGAAAACAAAGTCTTGCCTGGCTCGGTGTGCCGCTGGTGGTGGACGAACGCGTCGTGGGACTGCTGGCGGTCCAGAGCTACGTTGAAGACGTCAGCTTCACCGAGCGGGACCGCGATATTCTGACCTTCATTTCCTACCAAATCGTCAATGGACTGGAGCGCCAACGCGCTGCGTCCGCATTGCTGAACGCCTACGGCGACCTTGAGCGCCGCGTTGACGAGCGAACGGCCGAGCTATCCGAGCAGATTGAAGTCCGCGAGCGCATCGAACAACGCCTCAAGCACCAGGTGCTGCATGACTCGCTCACCGGCCTGCCCAACCGCGCCTACCTGCGCGACCAGCTGGCGCGGGCAATGGCGCAGCACAAACGCGAACCCGGTTGCGACTTCGCTGTGCTGTTCATCGACCTGGACCGGTTCAAGGTCATCAACGACAGCGTGGGCCACCTTGTGGGCGATGCGCTGCTGAAAGAAGTCGCGCGTCGCCTGTCGCGCTGCGCCCGTAGCGGCCGCGACATGGTCGCCCGTCTTGGCGGAGACGAATTTGCCATCTACATGGAGGTCGACGGCACCGATGGTTCCGTGCGCATGGCGCAGCGGATCCTCGATGCGCTAAGCGAGCCCGTGCGCATCGAGGGCAAGGAACTGTTCACCGGCGCCAGCGTCGGTATTGCGATGTACGCGTCTCACTACACCTCACCCGAGGAAATTCTGCGCGACGCCGACATCGCGATGTACCGCGCCAAGGCGGGCGGGCGCCATCGCTTCGAGTTGTTCGACTCGCTGTTGCACGAGCAGGCACTGTCGCTATTGGAAGTAGAGAGTGACCTGCGTCGCGGCGTGACCCGGCATGAGTTCATCCCCTACTTCCAACCCATCGTCCGGCTGCTCGACGCCAGCATCGTCGGCTACGAAGCTCTGATGCGATGGAATCATCCGGACAAGGGCGTTCTTGCACCGGGCGTCTTCCTGCATGTTGCAGAGGCGAGCGGAATGATGGAGACGCTGGACTGGCAGATCTTCGAACGGGCCATGCGGGTGATCCCCGAGCTGTTGGAGCCCGGCCAATACGTCAATCTCAATTTCTCCCCGCGCCATTTCCGCTCGCCTGAAATCGACGTTCGCTTTCTCGATCTGATTGCGACCTGCGGGGTCAGCCCGCGACAGGTTCGCATCGAAGTGACCGAAGGCGCGCTACTGGAGAATCCCGACCAGATCACGGCCGTCTTCCGGCGCCTGCACAACAGTGGCGTAGAGATCGCCCTGGACGATTTCGGCACGGGTTACTCATCGTTGAGCTACCTTCACCGCTTCAGCATGCATACCCTTAAAATCGACCGCTCGTTCGTCTGCGACCTGCACGCCAACGAGGAACGAAGTACCACCGCGGTGGTGCATGCAATCATGGCGTTGGCGAAATCCCAGCGGATGGAAGTGGTTGCCGAGGGCATCGAAACGTCGGAACAGCGCGAAGCACTGATGGCGCTTGGCTGCGAGCTTGGGCAGGGGTTCTACTTCGCCCGGCCACAATCGTTGGCTGCAATACTGGCTTCGCGTCAGCAGGACTGAGATCGCGATGGGAACAACGCCACAAAGAGGCCAGGTGTTGACGCCGGTTGAAAACTGACCACCAAAGAGGGGTTCTGCCGGTTCAAATGTGACCAGGGTGTTCAACCTAACCTGCTGAGCTTTTAACCAGCGGGGAAACGAGGTGATCACATGAGCATGTACGCCAAAGTCCGCCGGATGCACCTGCGCGAGAAGGTGCCGATCAACGAGATAGCCCGCCGCACGAGCCTGTCGCGCAACACGATCAGGAAGTGGCTCAAGGAGCCTGAGCGTAGCGAGCTGAAGTACGCACGACCGGGCGGATGGACCAAGCTCGATCCGTATGTCGACGAGGTCCGTCAGGCGCTGGAGACCGATGCCCACCGGCCCCGGCGGGATCGACGCACGCTGCTGCGATTGTTTGCCCAGATCAAGGCCAAGGGCTACGACGGCGGCTACTCGCAGCTGACCGAGCGCATCCGCCGGTGGCGCGCCGAGGCGGGCTCGGTGACGGCACGCTCGGCCTATGTGCCGCTGACGTTTGGTTGGGGCGAGGCGTACCAGTTCGACTGGAGCGAGGAAGGCATCGTGATCGGCGGCGTCTACCGCCGGATACGGCTGGCGCACATGAAGCTCTGTGCGAGCCGGGCGTTCTGGCTGGCGGCGTATCCCGGCGAAGGCCACGAGATGCTGTTCGATGCCCATACGCGATGCCTGACCGGTCTGGGAGGTGTGGCGCGGCGTGGCATCTACGACAACATGAAGACGGCCGTGGACAAGGTCGGCAAGGGCAAGGAGCGCATCGTCAACGCCCGCTTCGCGGCGATGTGTTCGCATTATCTGATCGACGCGGACTTCTGCAACGTCGCCGCCGGCTGGGAGAAGGGCCGTGTCGAGAAGGACGTGCAGGACAACCGCCGTGGCCTGTGGCAGGAGGCGCTGAGCGAGAGTTTCACCTCGTTCGCCGAGCTCAACGCGTGGCTGGCCGTTCGCTGCCCGCAGGCGTGGGCCGCTGCATCCCATCCGGACTATCCCGGCATGAGCGTGACCGAAGCGCACGAGCACGAGCAGCCGCACCTGATGCCGATGCCGAGCGCCTTCGATGGCTATGTTGAGATCGTCGCCCGGGTCTCCAGCACCTGCCTGGTCACGGTCAAGCGCAACCGCTACTCCGTGCCGTGCCACTTGGCCGGCCATCGCGTCAGCGCGCGGCTGTATCCCGAACGGATCGTGGTCTATGCCGAACAGCAGGCGGTGGCTGACCACCGGCGTGCACTGGATCGTGATCAGACGGTTTACGACTGGTTGCATTACGTGCCGCTGATCGAGCGCAAGCCGGGGGCGCTGCGCAATGGTGCACCGTTCGGCGGATTGCCCGATGCACTACGCACGCTGCAGCTGGCCTTGTTGCGTCGCCCTGGCGGTGATCGCGTCATGGCTGAGGTCTTGGCGTGTGTACCGACCTTCGGTCTGGAGGCGGTGCTGGTCGCTGTCGAGCTGGTCATCGCCTCCGGCGCGATCAGTGTCGATCATGTGCGCAACGTGCTCGCACGGCTGCGCGAGACACCCACTCTCACGGTCGACACCGCGCTGCGTTTGCAGGAAGAGCCGCTAGCCGATCCCGACCGTTACGACCAGCTGCGTCACATGGAGGTGAGCCATGACTGAAGTCATCGCCGATCTGAAGGCGCTCAAGCTGCACGGCATGGCACAGGCCTATGGCGAGTTGCTTGAACAAGGCGGCACCGCCGCCATGCAAGCCTCGCACTGGCTGATCGAGCACCTGCTTCAAGCGGAGCACACCTATCAAGCTATGCGCACCATCGCCTACCAGATGCATACCGCGCGTTTCCCGATCCACCGGGATCTGGCCAGCTTCGACTTCGCCAGCGCCAAGGTCGACCAAGCAATCGTCAACCAGCTCGCCACGTTGGCCTTCACCGACACCGCGCACAACGTCGTGCTGGTCGGTGGCACCGGTACCGGCAGACGCACCTGGCCACCGCGCTGGGCATCAGCGCCATCCAGCATCACGGCAAGCGCGTGCGCTTCTACTCCACTGTCGAGCTGGTCAATACACTGGAACTGGAGAAGGCTGCCGGCAAGCAGGGGCGCTTGGCCTATACGCTGATGCGCATGGATCTGGTGATCCTGGATGAGCTCGGCTATCTGCCGTTCTCGCAGGCCGGCGGTGCCTTGCTCTTCCACCTGTTGTCCAAGCTCTACGAGCACACCAGCGTGATCATCACCACCAACCTGACCTTCGCCGAATGGGCCACCGTCTTCGGTGATGCCAAGCTCACCACCGCCTTGCTCGACCGGCTGACCCACCACTGCCACATCGTGGAGACCGGCAACGCGTCCTATCGCTTCCGCCACAGCAGCGCCACCGCCAAGGCGAAAATCAGCTCACGCGAGCGGACACGCAAGCGGGGCGACGGCAGTGTCGACACCGTCGGAACCGAAGAGGTCATCGATCCGTTCTGAGCGTCAGCGATCTATACTTATCCACAGCCGAGGGGTCTCCCCTCGGCTTCCTTGCCCTGGTCAGTTTTCAACCGGCAGAGGGGGTCAGTTTTCAACCGGCGCCAACACAGCAGGCGGCCAACGCCGTGCGCGAACTGCTGGCCGAAGCGGCCGCTGCCAACACCACGCGAAGTTACGCTGCCGCCCTGCGCTATTGGGTCGGTTGGCACCAAGCACGATTTGGCGTGGAGATGACGCTGCCGGTCAGCGAAACCGTGGCTATCCAGTTCCTGGTCGACCACATTCAGCGCAAGAACAAGTCCGGTCTGGTCAGCGAGTTGCCGCCGGCGATTGATCAGGTATTAGTCACGGCCGGGCTTAAGGCGAAACTTGGGCCGCTCAAACTCTCGACCGTGACCCAACGCGTGGCCGTGCTGTCGACGGCGCACAAACTCAAGCGTCTGACCAATCCGTGCGAGTCGGCCAGCGTACGCACGTTATTGAGCCGCGCGCGCCGTGCCTCGGTCAAACGCGGCGAGCGACCCACCAAGAAGATTGCTATCACACGGCCGGAGCTTGAGGCCATGCTGGCCACCTGCGATGACTCACTCGAAGGTTTGCGCGATCGCGCCCTGCTCTGCTTTGGCTTCGCCAGTGGCGGACGCCGGCGCAGTGAGATAGCCGCCGCGGATAAGCGCGACCTGCGCAAGACCGGCGAGGATGGCTATATCTATCGGCTTGAGTATTCGAAGACGCAGCAAGCCGGCGTGACGGTGGATTCGACACCGGACAAACCGATCTTGGGAATTAGCGCCCGGGCGCTCTCGGCGTGGCTGGAGGCGGCGGGAATAAATGAGGGGGCGATTTTTCGGCGGATATGGAAGGATCGGGTCGGCCCTGCCCTCTTACCGGGTTCGGTGGCGACGATCGTCAAGAGACGGGCCACACTTGCGGGGCTTGATGGGGACTTTGGAGCGCATAGCCTGAGGTCGGGCTTCGTGACGGAGGCGGGCAAGCAAGGCGTGCCGTTACCGGCGGTGATGGCTATGACGGAACATCGTTCCGTAGCCAGCGTTATCGGGTATTTTCAATCTGGAAGTGCCGCCGACAACCCGGCTTCCCGCCTATTGGATCGCAACTGAGACGGTGAGGCGCCGTGGTGAATTGACCATGACTTCGCTCAAGGGAAAAGATATCCATGGATGTCGTGCACTGGTGGTTTTGGCCGTCCATCGGCGTGAGCTTGGCTGCCTTAGCCCTTTACTTGGGCTTGCGCTGTCGGCGGCGGGATACCCGCGCGTCGCATGGCGGAATTGCAATTGG
Coding sequences within:
- a CDS encoding host attachment family protein is translated as MHKIPANAWVVVADGSHARLFQNMGKHDALQLKQVELVEPDTADPEGQGPSGQRPPEATPEQTDEATFAKQLVRRLNAAALKQQFEHLFLIADPKTLGEMRPQLHMETSKRLCGELAKTLTNSPLEEIEKLLEGLD
- a CDS encoding EAL domain-containing protein, with amino-acid sequence MSANPIPLERRIGQLVKRLIGAPDLPAFSRSTAEFLEDEGLVNVLVGWHIAAPVAEFHDESLIGEGDHELAQRAWKANGWSVDEARHRIACVIYSDPGHYEFGVVCDGSDDSRPRIEELAELLGPLAETMFEKCHVSDSMQQLAHSEQLQSALFTIADMASSQMDLVDMLHELHILVGRFMYAENFYIALYDEQQDSLRFIYLKDTTDPTVRDANEFIPMSVMKGGLTWHVIRDGKPLMGTLDEIDAQLERPARDIGIDCFDWLGVPAIVGDVVRGVLVVQSYVERPRYTPADKALLTYVGSHIVTAVDRKLAREELERRVAQRTEELEHSVRLQKALFRIAELSHTARNLDAFYGAVHQVIGEFFDARNFYIAMLSQDGKMLNFPYFVDQFDTTPKSRPVGLGITEYGLRYGKPLKLDMRDPGDSAMLEDLHRRGEVKLSGKQSLAWLGVPLVVDERVVGLLAVQSYVEDVSFTERDRDILTFISYQIVNGLERQRAASALLNAYGDLERRVDERTAELSEQIEVRERIEQRLKHQVLHDSLTGLPNRAYLRDQLARAMAQHKREPGCDFAVLFIDLDRFKVINDSVGHLVGDALLKEVARRLSRCARSGRDMVARLGGDEFAIYMEVDGTDGSVRMAQRILDALSEPVRIEGKELFTGASVGIAMYASHYTSPEEILRDADIAMYRAKAGGRHRFELFDSLLHEQALSLLEVESDLRRGVTRHEFIPYFQPIVRLLDASIVGYEALMRWNHPDKGVLAPGVFLHVAEASGMMETLDWQIFERAMRVIPELLEPGQYVNLNFSPRHFRSPEIDVRFLDLIATCGVSPRQVRIEVTEGALLENPDQITAVFRRLHNSGVEIALDDFGTGYSSLSYLHRFSMHTLKIDRSFVCDLHANEERSTTAVVHAIMALAKSQRMEVVAEGIETSEQREALMALGCELGQGFYFARPQSLAAILASRQQD
- the istA gene encoding IS21 family transposase, which translates into the protein MSMYAKVRRMHLREKVPINEIARRTSLSRNTIRKWLKEPERSELKYARPGGWTKLDPYVDEVRQALETDAHRPRRDRRTLLRLFAQIKAKGYDGGYSQLTERIRRWRAEAGSVTARSAYVPLTFGWGEAYQFDWSEEGIVIGGVYRRIRLAHMKLCASRAFWLAAYPGEGHEMLFDAHTRCLTGLGGVARRGIYDNMKTAVDKVGKGKERIVNARFAAMCSHYLIDADFCNVAAGWEKGRVEKDVQDNRRGLWQEALSESFTSFAELNAWLAVRCPQAWAAASHPDYPGMSVTEAHEHEQPHLMPMPSAFDGYVEIVARVSSTCLVTVKRNRYSVPCHLAGHRVSARLYPERIVVYAEQQAVADHRRALDRDQTVYDWLHYVPLIERKPGALRNGAPFGGLPDALRTLQLALLRRPGGDRVMAEVLACVPTFGLEAVLVAVELVIASGAISVDHVRNVLARLRETPTLTVDTALRLQEEPLADPDRYDQLRHMEVSHD
- a CDS encoding site-specific integrase is translated as MVSFQPAEGVSFQPAPTQQAANAVRELLAEAAAANTTRSYAAALRYWVGWHQARFGVEMTLPVSETVAIQFLVDHIQRKNKSGLVSELPPAIDQVLVTAGLKAKLGPLKLSTVTQRVAVLSTAHKLKRLTNPCESASVRTLLSRARRASVKRGERPTKKIAITRPELEAMLATCDDSLEGLRDRALLCFGFASGGRRRSEIAAADKRDLRKTGEDGYIYRLEYSKTQQAGVTVDSTPDKPILGISARALSAWLEAAGINEGAIFRRIWKDRVGPALLPGSVATIVKRRATLAGLDGDFGAHSLRSGFVTEAGKQGVPLPAVMAMTEHRSVASVIGYFQSGSAADNPASRLLDRN